A single window of Flavobacterium sp. 140616W15 DNA harbors:
- a CDS encoding T9SS type A sorting domain-containing protein: protein MKTKLLLLLLLATFSIYAQQYTPIPDINFENKLIALNIDSGVSDGKVLTSSITGIAHLNLYNSSISDLTGIEDFTSLTNLNARKNKLTSINLSKNTKLTDLNVSENKLTDLDIKTNTLLTKLDCQRNMLTDLNVSENTKLTDLNVMVNQLSSLDLTNNLVLDALTSSSNKLTSLNINNNTLLTEINCGNNLLTSLNISTNTLLTVLACNTNQITSLNVSNNKLLVQLMCHFNNLTAIDVSNNPELEMFDCLNNQITSIDISKNPKITELACENNQLTYLNLKNGNNVILELPYSNFINNPNLSCIQVDDITYSNTNWSTKKDVTATYSTTCNTLGLEEAVFDKATVYPNPTKGELHINNVFLDKATVYNSLGQLVKTFTLNSNDINNAINLSGLPKGIYYVYLINQDSASAKKVIIE, encoded by the coding sequence ATGAAAACAAAATTACTCTTATTGCTTTTATTAGCAACTTTTTCTATTTATGCACAACAATACACCCCAATTCCTGATATTAATTTCGAAAATAAATTAATCGCCTTGAATATAGATTCAGGAGTGTCAGATGGGAAAGTATTAACTTCAAGCATCACCGGAATTGCTCATTTAAACTTATACAACTCTTCTATTTCAGACTTAACAGGCATTGAGGATTTTACCTCTTTAACCAACTTAAATGCTCGAAAAAATAAATTAACTAGCATTAATTTATCAAAAAATACTAAACTAACCGACTTAAATGTTTCCGAAAATAAATTAACAGATTTAGACATTAAAACAAACACTTTACTTACTAAATTAGATTGCCAAAGAAACATGCTAACAGATTTAAATGTTTCTGAAAACACTAAATTGACAGATTTAAATGTTATGGTTAACCAATTAAGTTCACTCGACTTAACAAACAATTTAGTTTTAGATGCCCTCACAAGTTCTTCTAATAAATTAACCTCCTTAAACATCAATAACAATACTTTATTAACAGAAATAAACTGTGGAAACAATCTATTAACTAGCCTAAATATATCAACCAATACACTTTTAACTGTTTTGGCCTGTAATACCAACCAAATAACAAGTTTAAATGTTTCTAATAACAAACTCCTTGTACAGTTAATGTGTCATTTTAATAATCTTACTGCCATTGACGTTTCAAATAACCCCGAATTAGAGATGTTCGATTGTTTAAACAATCAGATTACAAGTATTGACATATCTAAAAACCCTAAAATAACAGAATTAGCTTGTGAAAACAATCAACTAACTTATTTGAATTTAAAAAATGGTAACAATGTTATTCTAGAGCTTCCCTATTCTAACTTTATCAATAACCCTAATCTTAGTTGTATACAAGTAGATGATATTACTTACTCCAATACAAACTGGTCAACCAAGAAAGATGTGACAGCTACATACTCAACAACCTGCAACACTTTAGGTCTTGAAGAAGCAGTATTTGATAAAGCTACTGTTTATCCAAACCCAACAAAAGGAGAATTACACATTAATAATGTATTTCTCGATAAAGCAACCGTTTATAATTCTTTAGGACAATTAGTAAAAACATTTACACTTAATTCAAACGATATTAACAATGCAATAAACTTATCTGGCCTGCCAAAAGGAATTTATTATGTGTATTTAATCAATCAAGATAGCGCTTCTGCTAAGAAAGTCATAATAGAATAA